The Cryptomeria japonica chromosome 6, Sugi_1.0, whole genome shotgun sequence genomic interval TCAATttaatatatcaaaataataatctatattaaaatcaattcctaaattaaattaatcaaataaaatattaaaactatATATTTAAGTATATAAAtactataaaaataaaataaaatataaaaacatataattttatctcttattatgattaatatttaatatttgtccATATTGTCCTTTCATAGCATCTATACTATCCTAAATTTATCAGAATTAAGAAAATGATCAAATTGTTTTAGTGATGACTTGGGTAATACGTAGAGGGTTTTCAAAAGAGTTTAAAACAAAAGTGTAGAAAGCTTTATCTTCTAGGCATATACAACCATACATTACATGAAAGCATCTTAATTTCtatgtttgtttttattttctcGAAGGCTAATAATAAAGTATTAATGAATGATTATGTTTTAAGACTAATtttaaacaattaatgaatgattgTGTTTTAAGACTAATGACAAACAATTGATGAATTATTGTAGTTTAAGACGAATGTCAAACAAATATTGAATGATTGTATTTTAAATTAATGATGATATATTTTAATTACATCATCTTTCAAGatgtaataaataaaaaaatagactAAATCTTGCTTAAAACAAATTTGATAAAGTAATCACCCCTCAATCTTAAATTCTAACTAAAAAAACTCAATTATTCTTACAATTTAAACTCATAAACACACTCATACAACTCAAAACTCTTGTTAAAactatttaaaattattataaaaagaaaaaaaaaatgcatgtgaAAAATAGACATATTGGAAGATAGTTCCAAAGTGTCCTCAATGCTTAAAAACATGATGTCACTGTGAATGTGAAGGAATCAATCTCCTAACCTAAATTGTATTCTTGTTTTAAAAAACTAGGTATTCCACACAACTTTCCATCACATCAACCCAAGTTCAATAacaacattatattatatattatacttTGATCATTTTTTTATTGCACCAACTTTTGATAAGACATAATTATGCCATGTTGTCAAACTCACTTCCATTGTATAATCTAGCCAACGGACACCACTAGAGACGTACTCGTTATAAATAATGGCAATATTGTaggacaattttttattttatttttatttttaagtcaTAATATTCAACACGGAATTTAATATAGACGATTGTCTATAGTTGAGTAGAGGTGGTTTAGATTATGTtgttaatcaaaataaattaagtAGTCGTATGAGAACATGTACTTAAGATTGAATAccagttcatttttttttttaattttttttttattattttttttcaataaaagtggattatttcactaaacttttttattaatattttttattttttacacaggattcaaagagcatatcaGAAGAAAGAACtctaggaagaaaacctctggtcatagTTCATATATTATTTTTTCAGTTAAgagttcaattttattttctttttagtaaGATTTTATATCAGATTCAATCTCATTTTTACAGAGAAATTCCAACCTTAATGAATGCCATTATTAATGTACATAACATCACCTTTACCAATTATACTgaactatttttattttattttttaaatacataaaatatttaaaaaataataaatgaatatctttttttaaaatagaaaaaaaataacttAAAATCTGAACCTTTACACCTTAAAAGGTCATAAATATCATTCCATATTAATGTTCAAGATTTTAAAGAATatttagtaaaataaaaataagatGGCGTATTCCGTATCACGAGCTCTTTTTAAAAAAGTTTGGATTATTCTTGGActcatttatttttttatattattatatataatgaaATCGACAGCTGTTAATGAAAAGAATGTAATTCCTTTTAGCATTTTAGTAAATGGGAGGAGAGTTAACTCGACAGATATTTATTGAATAAATTGATAGTCACATGTTACAGTTTTAATATATTTCTACTTGTGGATTTAGAAAGGTATTAATGTAAGGTATTAATGTATTTTTTGGGAGTTATTTGTATTCTTTAAGTATCATATTTGTTAGCGATTATcaagaagcatttaatttgacatgtttgtAATACTTcatggaaaacaaaaaaaaaattattattatttttaattcaattttatttattttctcccatgcatttaattaacaaattttaattatttaatgctaattataCCTTCACTTGGACCTCTCAACTTCACTCACTTTGAGtttaactaattaatcaatttgTAATTATCACTTAACTTTGTAATcatctcaatctaatattattaattatgaagATTAAAAGTATCTGGAAGTCTATTTTttttcaagaataaagataaaaaaaatatagtaataataataatttgacAATATAAAACTAATCATAATATAtctaaacataaaaatataatcatatcttaataataacttaatattaattacaatatcaaaatataataataatttaatattaattacaatataataatataataattttataaatagaATATTTTTTTAGTAACTTATAAGTTCATTAATAAAAAATGACTaaatttttttcttatataaatgTTAACTAATTAATAAAAACTCTCTTTCTTTTGAATTTCAATATATACATCATGATCAAAACCTTCAAACATATaactaaaaaattttaaaaatgagatTTAGCTACGGAACAACAATTAGGAGCTTGTGATAGAGGTTTAACTTCTAACATTTTGGACAAGGTCATGTCCATAATGTGGTTTTGAGATAGTTTGTTTTCATATGGTTTTATCTATTAGTgattttcatctttaaagtttATAAAATGTGTTTGTACCATGCATGTACATGTGTTTGAAAATTTTATGGTACTAGAAAGAATAATTAGGACTTACTAtagacaaaaagaagagaaaatatatCTTTGCTAGTAGTCAACCCATGACTAATGTAACAAGATAAAAAAAACACATCAAACTCAAATGTTGATAAAATCGAgactattttgaaaataaaagagattaagattgaacaaaataaaataatattaaatgaaaataaaaataaaataaaataacttttaaatgaataaatttctaaatattttaaatatatatattaaatagtaAAAATAATTGATATATTAAATCAATctaattaaaaaacaaaattatacgtaaaaatgatataaaattttaaaaaataaaatatattaaacatACAACTTTTATCTCTAACAAGaactaatattaaataaataaattttgggtTCTTCCCATaatgtgttggttaagtggtggtgttgttgttTTATCCACCAAAGTTTAAATGTGTTGTGTTTGAACCTTAAAACTCTCCACTCAAAATTTTGCTAAATTTTGTTGTGTTTTATAGATTTTAGAAATTGTACATAATATTGTTTTGTGTGAAAATTAACTGCATCCCTTCATTCTCCCCCATATAATaagatctatttataattttaaaaattaaaaatattaaactaCACTTCTATCTCTAACaataattaatattgaatattagtCTCTATCGTCCTCTCATATCATCTATATTATcattaattaattagaatttagAAGATAGTCCAATCATTTGAGTGATGACTTTGATAATGGGGCGAATTTTCCAAAGAAGTTGAAGTGAAAGGTGGAAAATGTTTATCTAGAGTGGAACATCTTTCAAAGCAATAACAGCCGCGCATTGCGCTTAGAGACATGCTATTTTCCATTTTCCTAgagaaaaaagaataaaaaattaatgGAAAATAAAGCTCACAAAGACTTCAGGTGAAAAATCGTCCTATTTTGGAGGGTGCTTCCAAACGTCCTCGGTCTCCACAAACAAGAAGCGCTTTCCCCTCAAGGAAGTAATCGCCAAACGTAAATTGTACTCTCTCACGAttcaacattttaattttaatttttttttaatttcttttttttaatattgaacacAAGTTGTACTCTGTCACGAATTACCCGATACTACTTTATAAAAAGTTGAAACAGATGTTGTTGAATACTTTAGAAAAGTAAAATAGATACCTTACCAAAAGACAAATTTCCATCACATCGACCACAAAATTAACATATTTTGATCTGTGAAAACAATTTTTTTGCACTACTTTGAGTCATTCGCACTCTAATTCATCTTAGAATTTCGTAAAGTGGCTCGAATTTCCTGTAAAACGTATCGTACGGGACGGCTGTACATGCACGCCATGCTCGTCTCTCTGTTACTTTTCCATGGCAGGAGGCGGTTGAGAAAGCTCTTTACTTCAACAATTTACATATGTTCGCAATTATGTTACCTAATATCCAATTTGGTATAAATTCTTACGaatgaaaaagaaaaatctaaaacgaTCTGTAAATAACAAGGTACTAGATTCCATGTTAAGAATCATCTGTGCTTAACTAAATATAACCCAGAGCGTCATATTTAGGCCACATGACGGGGCGTCCTTGTACCCATCACTTCAATTCACAGCTCATGTTCAATCCAGTCCAAAAAAGATTATGAAGGTGAACAATGGTAGAGAGGTACTGGTTAGAAAGAAGATTTGCAGGATGTATCTGTTAGAAAAAAAGATCACGGCATGGAAATGTTCCTATGTATTGTGTGGGACGATTTTCATTCTCATGGTTTTCGTAATCCACATGAGATTTAACAGGGAATTCAACATAGAGACTGTGATTTCATCGACTGGTAGTATTTGCCAGGGGAGGCGGATCTACATGTACAATTTGCCGGAGAAATTCAACAGTTTGTTGCTGAAAAACTGCAGCGGGCAGATTGTTCCGTGGCTCAATTTTTGCCCCCACGCCCAAAATGACGGCTTTGGAAGCGCAATAGGTAATCACAGTGGGTGGTACGCCTCGGATTTGTACATGGTGGAGCTCGTCTTTCACAGACGGATGATGGAATACCCATGCCTGGTGGATTCCATGGAGTCGGCTGATGCGTTTTTTGTGCCGTATTATAGTGGTCTGGATGCGTTGCGGTTTCTCTACGGGCCTGAGAAAATCCGGAGGAGTGAGCAGGGGGCGGAGCTCGTGGATTGGCTGGAGGAAAACGGcgggtggaggtggaggaaaaAGGGAGGCGCGGATCATTTTATTGTAACGGGTCGGACCGTGTGGGATCTGTGTGAGGTTAGCCGTGAGTGGGGCACGGGTCTGTTGGAGCTCGAGGCATTGGAGAATGTGACGGTGCTTTGCGTTGAGGGGAGAACGTGGGTCACCCGTGAACAGGCCGTTCCGTACCTGACGTCGTTTCATCCGGAGTCGGTCGAAGAGGTGGGAAAATGGAGGGGCCGGGTTGAATCGGCGGAGAGGATTTCTTTGTTTGCATTTGTCGGCGGGGAGCGGAAAGAAGTGGGGCTGAGGCAGGCGATCATATGGCAGTGTAGGAATTCGTCGAGGTGTGATTTTTTGAACTGTGGGGAGATCAAGTGCAGTCACAGGCCGGTGGCGGTGATGGAGAAGTTGTTGACGGCGGAGTTTTGTTTGCAGCCGCCTGGTGATTCCCCCACCCGACGGTCCACATTCGATGGCTTGATTGCCGGGTGTATTCCGGTGTTTTTCAGGAATGATTCTGCGTATCAGCAATATACGTGGCATCTTCCCAGGGATACGGATTCGTATTCTGTGTTTATACCTGAAGAAAGGGTTGTTCATGGAGGACTGAGAATTGAAGATGTGCTGGATTCTTATtcgagggagaggaggaggaaaaTGAGAGAGAATATTGTTGGGATTATTCCGCAGTTGATTTACATGAACATTGGGGCTTCTCGGGGTGTTTTGAAGGATGCTTTTGATGTGAGTTTAGAGGGCGTTCTTCGTAGTGCTGGGCAAGCCAGTGTTACAGTTCCATAGTTCTTCAATTTAACTGGTACAGACTACAAACTCCAGACTACAGAGTATTCTTTTGTTTACTGTGTTATGAAAATTTGGTTTGGTTAGTAAATAGAGAAATAGAAATATAGTCAATTCATTGTGAAATCAAGAGCACCGACAGAATAAGATTGTCCGTGCACTATTAGGTGACAGCTACAGAGTGGTACCAAAATGTGTGGAGCACCACCATGTATGGCTTTTAACTTGTTATTGGAATTCGATATATTCTTTCCGCGCCATTGTTCCCTGGATAGGCTGGTGATGTGTCTGTAATGAATGTGATATGACACCAATCTTCTGAATTACCTGTTTCAGTATTAGGTAGAATACACCATCAAAGATCACAGatttttacaattcaagaatgtaaTCTGAATTTAGTTTCACATGTATGATATTTTTTAAatcaatatttcagatcacatTTCATGATCTATCATGAAGATGATAgatcattttattttgttttattttagacGATAGATTATTGGGTATGATTGATACTTTTTTAAATCAATGTTCAGACCGTGATCTATTATGAAGATGATagataattttattttgttttattttatatgatAGATTATAGGGTGATTGATATTTTTTAAATCACCGTTTCAGATCACACTATGTGATCTATTATGAAGATGATAgatcattttattttgttttgttttagatGATAGATTATGGGGTGTGATTTTAAAAATTGATGGTAAACTTTctataaaacaatattttaaacAATTCAAGTATTGTTGTAGAATGTGAAAATATCAAAGTCTTGTATTGAAACAAAACTCATGTGAAGATAGAATTTATGACGAGCATGACCATTATTGCTTAAACAACATCATTTGATAAATGACCTATCAATTGGCCTCATGTGatgcacaaatgtatgcaaaaaaagaACCAAATTTTCTTAATTGACCTTCTACATCTCTTTGGCATACGTATTGCACACTagggtgcaattgctagttatagtTTCAAATATATGATATTTTTTAATTCAACTTTTCATATCACACTCTGTGATCTATTATAAAGATGATAGATCATTGCACACTagggtgcaattgctagttatagtTTTGAATATATGATATTTTTtaaatcaacttttcatatcacaCTTGTGATCTATTATAAAtatgataaatcattttattttattttggatgaTAGATTATGGGGTGTGATTTTAAAAATTGATGgtacattttttataaaataatatttaaaacaaTTCGAGTATTGTTGTAGAATGTGAGAATATCAAAGACTTGTATTGAAACAAACCTCATGTGAAAATAGAATTTATGACGAGCATAAATAATAATAAGATGTATCTAATTTAAATAAAGTGATTAAAAAATATAATCTCAATTAATTTAGATATGAGATGAAGCTTCCAAAAAATATTATAGtgtgagaaaaaaatatttttctctaaATTTGATTTAGGGTAATTAAATAAAAGATGCATACATTTCAACataaattaatttagattaattaattaaaattgtgATATAATCATTGATTTTTGAATATTAAGTTAGGATAATAATGTAGAAAGAATAACACTAAATTTAAAATTGATGCAAGTGATTGAATCTCACGTGATGTTgaatctatatgattctagaaaatAGATGTTTTTTTTGTCTGTTGTTTGAACTTTTGTATAATCTAGtgaatttttagggatgaatatttGAATTTATTCTCACTAGATGAATTTATTCttttgtttgaatttttgcttCCAAATTTGTTGAATTCTTTGATATTTGATTTGGTAtaaagattgttggtattgtgagattttgccaagatcaagaggcaatggaaggacaaataagagagaacaaaatagatgatagaaataaactgtattctatcaagatgaaaaatatgatcaactagatcattaagccttacatacaatgaatatgagcctgcttatataggcaaggctatatggatatgtgagcacacaaacatgacatgtggctcaataagaaacaagggtaggtaggaaataggtgtgggtaggtaggagaaacaatataatattccacatgaggtcgatcacccactgaatgtggagtgtaacaacaagatacgtccacaaaaggtggaaattctcctacatgcactatcccaatgtggcacaaacatccaagtgtttcatacccaaactactaggagatgcatttcctaagtaaacttaagtaaggtgtaataatatccaagatgaataattatttacaccaacaggtatTTAAAAAGGTCTCAAGGAGGTTGTTAGATTGCTTAAGGAAAATTTCTCCTAAATCAATCCTCAGGAAGGACCAACTTTATGATCATACTAAAAATCATTAGAGAGAAATCAAGTATGTAATTGTCTTTTATATGGCATCATCCTATAATTATGGACTTGTATTTTGTAAAAATAGATATAACAGAACAACAACATgttcaaattaatttattattcaaCAAGTTACAAATTTATATTTGTGGAAGAATTGCAATCTT includes:
- the LOC131069988 gene encoding probable xyloglucan galactosyltransferase GT19; this encodes MKVNNGREVLVRKKICRMYLLEKKITAWKCSYVLCGTIFILMVFVIHMRFNREFNIETVISSTGSICQGRRIYMYNLPEKFNSLLLKNCSGQIVPWLNFCPHAQNDGFGSAIGNHSGWYASDLYMVELVFHRRMMEYPCLVDSMESADAFFVPYYSGLDALRFLYGPEKIRRSEQGAELVDWLEENGGWRWRKKGGADHFIVTGRTVWDLCEVSREWGTGLLELEALENVTVLCVEGRTWVTREQAVPYLTSFHPESVEEVGKWRGRVESAERISLFAFVGGERKEVGLRQAIIWQCRNSSRCDFLNCGEIKCSHRPVAVMEKLLTAEFCLQPPGDSPTRRSTFDGLIAGCIPVFFRNDSAYQQYTWHLPRDTDSYSVFIPEERVVHGGLRIEDVLDSYSRERRRKMRENIVGIIPQLIYMNIGASRGVLKDAFDVSLEGVLRSAGQASVTVP